Genomic window (Deltaproteobacteria bacterium):
CGGCAATCGAACTGAACGTCCCGTTGCTCGGGTCGTACCACGACGCGTAGGCCGGGGCGCCGAGCGTCGCCATGTTCACCGTGATGGTGCGACTCGTCGGCAGATACGCCATCACCAACGCACCGTCGGGCGTGCGCGCCGCCGTCAGGTAGTCATTGGTGCCGAGCGCGCCACTGTCGGCAAACGTCCCGTAGCCCGCGGTCACCACGGTGTGGGACTGATCGGGAATCAGGTTGAACCACTGCCGCGACTCGAACAGGAATTTGACGTAGCGCATCTGCAACGAGCCCGGCGTATCGAGGTTGCTCTGCCAGCCGCTGCTGAACGGCCAGGTGTAGCGGTTGCCGTAGAGCTGGCCGGCGGCGCCGCTGAGCAGACTCCAGTACGCCTGCCGGCGCAGGATCTCGGGCGTGCCCTCGTCGGCGGCGTTGTGTTCGAACTCGTAGTTCGCTTCCACCAAGAACGTCGGCAGCGCGTTGGCGCGGTTGTAGTCGGCCAGCACCTGCGCGTAGGTCGGATAGTAGGTGTACGACGCGTTGAGCTGAATCAGCGGCGCCCAACTCGCGTCATCGAGCGAGCCGCTGACGAGATAGTCCAACTCCACGGTGTGAATGTGGCGGTCGTCGGTGTCGTGGATGCCGCGCGCCACCGCCTGCACCACCGCGTCGTCGCCGGGCGACTGCCAGCTTTGGAAATCGTTGCCGCTCATCCAGATGATGTTGTCGACGCTGCGGTAACGCGTGCCGAGGTAGCGCCCGTAGGTGCGCGCCTTGGTAACGCCGTTGGCATTCAGGACACTGAGGTAGCTGCCGGTCTCGGCGGGATCGAGCAGCACGGTAAGGCCATGCTGCGCCGCCAGCGTGAGCATGTGATCGACGCGGGTGAAGAAGGCGTCGTTGGGCGTGGCGAGATCGTTGGGCGTGGTAAACGGCACGATACCGTCGTAGGTGCTGCCGTCGGCGCGCCCTCCCGTGTAGGTGGCGCACAGCAGGTTGACCCAGACCACATTGAACCCCGCGGCTTGGCGGTCGGCGAAAAACGCGTCGGCCTCGGCCTCGGAGAGATTGACCGTCAACGCCTGCGGCGAATCCCCGGTGAGCAACACCGGCACGTTGTTCTGATCCACCAAGTACCGCCCGTTCGGGCTCACCTTCAACGGATAGGCGGTGTTCGTGTTCGGCGGTGGGTTGCCCGGCGTGCGTGTCGCTGTTGGCGTACGTGTTGGCGTTGACGTGCGCGTCCCCGTCCGCGTCGCGGTCGGCCGCAGCGTGGCGGTCGGCGTCCGCGTGCGAGTGCGCGTACGAGTAGGAGTCGCCGTGCGGGTCGCGGTACTCGTCGCCGTTGGCGTCGGCGTACGAGTGGGACGCCGCGTATGCGTCGCCGTGGGCGTCGGAGTGGACGTGCGGGTCACCGTTGGCGTCCGCGTGCGAGTCACCGTTCGCGTCGGCGTCCTCGTCGTGGTCCGTGTTCGCGTCCGCGTTGCTGTCGAGCGCCGAGTAGGTGTGCGCGTTGGCGTGGGAGCTGCGAGGGCACCCACCGCGTGCAGGCAAATGAGAAGAAGCGCAGCCCACAACGCGCGGGTAACGATGACCTGCCAGACGCGAGCACTGCGGGAACCGCGGGCATTGCGAGCATGAATTGATGAGCGCGCATTCATTGTGCAAACCTAGGCTACCCCGACATCGCAGAGTGTCAACGGGATATTTTCACTGAGCGACGACCACGCACGCCTTGATGTTTTGACATGCGCCTCCTACAGCGAGTATCGGCTGCGTGAGCTGGCACAAGGCGCGCGCCGCAACGCGCCAGCAATCACGCGGTCGGCTCGTCAGACGCAGAGCCGTGGAGGAGCGCATGACGGATTGTCCGGTGAAAGTCGGCAGCATGCTGTTTACGATGGTGGATCCGCACCGGGGCTACGAGGTCGCCTACAATCGCTGGTACGAGCGCGACCATTTTTACGCCGGATGCCTTGTGGGTCCTTGGCTGTTCGCGGGACGGCGATGGGTGGCGCCGCGCATCCTCAAAGATCTGCGCTTCCCCGAGCCGAGTTCGTTTGCGGCGCCGTCAGTGGCGGCGGGCTCGTACGTTGCGACCTATTGGATACATGCCGACCACCACGATGAGCACCACGAGTGGGCGATCAATCAGGTGCGCTGGCTCTACCGCAACGGCCGTGGCTTTCCGCAACGCACGCACGTTCACACGCTGCTCTACACCTACGATTGGACCCACTATCGCGACAGCGACCCGGTCCCGGTCGAGCTGTCGCTCGATCATCACTTCCCGGGGATGGTTTCAATCGCAATCGAACGCGAGCCCGGCGTCAAGCAGGACGATCTCGACCGCTGGCTGCGAGAGTCGTACCTGCCGCACATGCTGGCCGATTCTCGGATCGCGTCGTGTTCCACCTGGTCGCCGATTCCACAGGCCAACACCCCACCGATGGACATTCCGCGCGTGGAGCGCACCGACCGGCTCGACCTGCAGCTGTACTTCCTCGACAGCGAGCCACAGCAGACATGGAGCCGATTCCAGAAATTCGGGAAGGCCCTGGCGGCAACCGGGCTTGGTCAGGTCGTGTTTGCTTCCCCCTGGCTGCCCACCGTTGTCGGTACGGATACCTACACTGATCAGCTCTGGTAGATTGGCGAGACGGTCGTGTCGGCGCAAGCAACGAGACCGCGTCCGCATTGCCGACCCGGCGCGGTAGCGATCGCTTGCTTCCCGGCACCTTCGAAACGTTGTCGCCGAAGCAAGGCGCGTGCTACGCTGCGAAGCATCGTGACATCCCGCCGTGGAAGCTGAAGGCCATAGCGCGTCGCACCCGGTAGCGCGCGGCTGACCACGAATTGCTCTTCGGGGAGGTCCTCATTGGAATGATTCACCACATCGGCGTCTTCGCTTCAGACCTTGGCGCGAGTCGGCGATTCTTCACGCAGGCTCTGGCACCGCTGGGTGTGGTTGCCCAGTACGAAACGGATCAGGTTGCGGAATTCTGGCGGCTCGACACCGATGCACCGTCGTTGTCCCTCGGGCGGACAACGGGAGAAGTGACTCGTGGCCTGCACCTGGCCTTCGAGGCCGCTGATCGCAATACCGTTGACGCGTTCTTCGCTGCAGCGATTGCCGCCGGAGGCCGAGAACGGCATGCCCCGAGGCATTGGCCTCACTACCGAGCGTACTGCGCCTTCGTCAGCGACCCAGACGGCAACAACATCGAGGCCGTCCACAAGGAGACCTCACGGCGAAGGCCTGGCGCACGAGCAGCGGAGTGAACGAGCTTTCGAAAAAATCCCTAACGGGGTTGATCAAACTACAGGTTGGCCTTGCTCTGTTGCTCTTCCTGCCGGCTTGGTCGCTGCACTTTTGGCAGGCGTGGATCTACTGGATGCTCTTCGGTATCTCCGTCCTGATGATCACGCTGTATTTTCTGAAGCATGACCCCGGTCTGGTTAATCGTCGACTCGATGCCGGTCCGGGGGCCGAGCATGAGAAGATCCAGAAGATCATTCAAGCCATCGCCAGTGTCCTGGTGTGCGCCCTCATCATTGTTCCAGGGTTCGATCATCGGTTTCATTGGTCAGCGGTGCCGACAGCCATCGTTCTGTCTGCCGACGTGATGGTCGCGCTCGGGCTTCTGATGGTCTTCTTCGTGTTCAGAGCGAACAGTTACGCGGCGAGTGTCGTGAAAGTCGAGGCGAGCCAGCCGGTGATAGAGACGGGGCCATATCGGCTCGTTCGCCACCCGATGTATGCGGGCGGCCTGCTGGCGCTCTTGGCCACGCCGTTGGCGTTGGGATCGCCGTGGGGACTGCTCGTTGGCATCGCGCTCTGCGGCGTCATCGTCGCTCGGCTTCTGGATGAAGAGCGGTTTCTGTCCGCACACCTCCCGGGCTACGACGCGTATTGCCGGAAGGTTCGGTATCGTCTGGTGCCGATGGTCTGGTAAACTTCCGAGCGAGCGGAGGAGATCATGCTGACAGGAAGATGCCTCTGCGGCGATGTGCGGTTCGAACTGCACGGGAAGCTCGGCCCGCTGGCGTATTGCCACTGTTCGATGTGTCAGCGCGCCAGTGGCTCCGCCTTCGCCGCCAACGCGGCGATCCGATCGCAATACCTGAAGTGGGTATCCGGACGAGAATCAATCCGCGAGTACGAATCCTCGCCGGGCAAGTTCCGCGCGTTCTGTTCGAGGTGCGGCTCGCCGATCTTCAGCCGGCGTGTCGACGAACCAGACTCGTTCCGGATTCGCTTGGGCATGCTCGACGGTGACCCCGAGCGCAGACCACTGGCTCACTTCTGGGTGTCATCCAAAGCGCCGTGGTTCGAGATTCGCGACGAGCTTCCACAATACCAAGAAGACTCCGTCACCAACCCAGGGCCGCAATAGGGCTCCAGCATTGCGAGGCAACGCTCATGTGTAGAAACATCAAAACGCTCTTCAACTTCGAACCGCCGGTTACGGACGAAGAGATCCGCGCGGCTTCCTTGCAGTTCGTGCGAAAGGTGAGCGGCTTCAACAAGCCATCGAAGGCAAACGAAGCGGCCTTCCTCACCGCGGTCGATGCGGTCGCCAAAGTCTCGGGTCGCCTACTCACGGCTCTCGAAACCAACGCCGCCCCAAGGAACCGCGCAGAAGAAGCGGCCAAAGCACACCTGCGCGCCGCACAGAGATTCTCGACGTGAGTACCGAAGACGCGGCTCGCGCGACTAGCGGATTTGCGGCGCGCCGAGAGTGCCGCTGATCGTGATGGGTGCGTCGGGACGCGCGCCGGGGGCCCGCGGGATCAGCAGGAGCGCGCCTTTGATCGCGTCGGGCGTCGCCGCGCTGGGTTCGAGCGTCACGCGCAGATTCAATTGACTGCTGGCCGCCGGATCGCGCAACACGATGCTGCCGCTGAGCGACCCGTTCAGTTGATCGCCGACGAGGCGGAACTCTTGGATTTCGAGTCGATCGCCCTTCACGCTCAGCTTGCCCTTGGCCTGTGCGAACTGGAGATCAGGAATCTTGAAGCCTTTGATCTTGCCGCCGAGCAAACCGGGACGATTGACGAGAATCTCACCGCTCACTTGCGTCGCGCGTCGATCCGCGCTCGGAACCTGCACGGTGAAATTTCCCGATACTTGGCCGGTGATCTGGCCTTCGTCGATCTGCGACATCAATGGGCGATAGCGACCGAGTTCCAACTTGGACAGTTCGACCTGCCCCGAGCCGCCGGCGCCCGCCATCGTCCATTGACCCGTTACGGTACCGCCATAGAGTTCGCCCTGCCACGACACGCCGGTAAATTGGCCGCGCATCAGGCCCTTCAGCTCCGGCAGCACGTCGAGCGTCGAGCACTCCAACCACGACACGTCCTCGCCAGCGACGGTCTGCGACACGCGAACGCCGCGCAGCTCGTAGCCGTGATGCCAGGCGAAGCGCGCCGACTTGAAGTCGACCTGCAGTGGGCTCAGATCGACGTTGCTCATCACCCGCCGCACCACGATGTCGTGTGGAAAATTGACGATCAGCCCGACGAGAAACACGACGAGGGTGAAGCCGGCATAGAGCAGCACGGTGCGGCTCACCAGCCCGCCCAGCCACTCGAACGAAATCCGCGGCCGCGCCGACAGGCGCGGCAGGCGTAACCGAATCCGCGGTAGACGCATCGGCTACGCTCCCGGTGCCGGCGCCGCAGCGGGCGCGGCTCCGGGCGCCGCTGCTGGCGCCGCAGTGCGGGGCTTGAGCAGCGACACGGTCGCGACGATGTCGAAGCTGCGCGGATCGTTGTAACGCTTCTTCACTTGCAATCGCGAGACATGCAGCGGGGGGTCACCCTTCTCGATCTTGTAGAGCATGGCCACCAACTGATCGAGGGCCACGCCGGTCAGCTTAATCTCCACCGACTGCTCCTGGTACTCGTCGGTGAGGTTCTTGTCGGTCGGGTTCATCGACTGGATTTTCTCACGCGCCACCGTCGCCGCCACCGCGCTCTGCAGGTTGGCGAAGAGCGAGAAATTCGGATCGGTGCGCACGACAACCGATTGATTGGCCTCGATCTGGCGCAGCAAATCGAGATAGTGCGCGCGCTGCGCTTGCATCTCGTTGAGATCCTTCTCGCGCGCGACGATGCGCTTCTCCAAGCGCTCGCGGCCGGCGACCAGTGGATCCCAGACGAAACTGTAGAGCGAGATCAGCAGCACCGAGCCGACCGCGGCACCGAGCAGCAGCCGCTCGCGCGGCGACAGCCGCTGATAGAAATTGAACACCTCGCGCGGATCGAACGCCATCTACTCTCCCAGGTGCGTGTCTTTGGTCATGATCAGAATCAAGCGAAAGCTCACGTCCTTGCCGTCAGCGGACGCTTTCACATCTTTCACCTGGACATCCTTGAAGTACGGCACCGCCACCAATTGCTGCTTGATGGTGTCGACCGTTTCGAAAGAGTCGGTGCGGCCGCGGATGCGCACGGCCTCCGGGTCGTACGCGTACTCGTCGATATCGAGCTTCGCCTTGTCGGTGAGAGCGGCACTGATGGCGCGCGCGATGTCGATGGCGGCGGCGCCCGACAACGAGACGATGCCGCCCAACAGTTGCAGCTTCTGCTCCGCCTTGTCGACCTCGCTCTTGAACTGCGCGATCTCGTTGACTGGCCGCTCGTCGGGCAGCGTGTTGACGAACACTTTGCGGATCTGCCCGTCAATCGCGGTCAAGCGGCTGAGTTGGAACTGATACGCGGCAAACAAATCGGCGATCGTCATCACCAGCAGTACGCCCACCAAGATCGCGACGCGGCCGAACGCGCGCCGCACTTCCTGTTGCCCACGATGATAGGCGAACTCGTCGCGGCGGAAGTTGAGCCCGAGCGTGTTGGCGGGCGCCACTTCTCGCAAGGCGACACCCAGCGGCGCGGCGCAGGTCGGCAGCAGCGCTTGATCCGTCGGCGTCATCATGCGCAGCGGAATGCGATCGAGGCGACGCAGCTCGAAGCCGAGCTGGCGTTCCAACACCGGCGCGGAATGATCGAGCCACGCCGGTGAACCGGCGACGTAGCACGGGAGCCGATCGTCCAGCGGCGCGCCGTTGATCACCATCAGGCTCCAGCGCAACTCGACCGCGAGCGCGCGGGCGGCGCTGTCGTCGGGCGGAGCATCCGTCAACACCGCGCCCTCGGCGAGCGCATGGCCATTGGCGGCGCCGTTGGTCGCCGGCGCGCCGTGTCCAACCGCCAATGTGCGCAAGCCCACCAGCTGCTGATTGCGGTAGAGCGCGACATGAACGCTGTTCGCGTTGCACTCGACGAATGCGAAGGTCGCCGGCAGGTCGGCGCTCAACACGCGCAGCACGTTGAGCCCGGACATCGAAGCAAGGTCGACGACCTTGGGATCGATGCCGGCGCTGCGCAGCATCGCCAGGTGCGCTTCCAGATCGGTCTTCTGCACCATCGCCGCCAACACTGTCGTGCCCGAGCGATCGCGGTGCAGCACGGAGTAATCGACGATCACTTCGTCGAGACCGAATGGCACCTGGGTTTCGAGTTCAAACGGGATCGTCTGATTGAGCCGCTTGCGATCACGGAACGGCAGGAAGAACACGCGATGCGAGACCAGCCCGCCCGGCAGGGTCGACACCACGGTCTCGCCCGCGAGTTGGTGGCGATCGAGGAAGCGCCGCACTTGCTCGCCAGTGGCGCCGCCGTCGGGGGTGAGCGCTTCGTGGTACAGGCCGGCGATGCGATAGTCGCGAAAGCTGGTTTCCAGCACCGCGGCCTTGACCTCGGTCTCCTCGACATCCAGAGCTAGAATTCGTTGCGGCATGGCCGCTCAGTCCTTGTCCTTCCTCATCGGTCAAGCGGCGCTGCGCCCCGCTCCTCCTCCGTTGCGTGCGCAAACAACTCCGCGCCCCCCCTCTTCTGCCAATCAAGCGGGGTCAAAGTCCAGCGCGGCGTACCCGGCGGAGCATTCGGCGGCACGTTGGGACGTGGCCGGCGCTGCACCAACGCGACCACGGTTTGCCCGACGCCACCGTGGCGCTGCCCGGTGGGGTCCGCGCTCACCATCGCGCTGGCGAAGACGCGGAAGTACGAACTGCGTGTGCCGAACAGCTTGATCATGATTGGTTCGTTGGGGACGTTCTTGAGCAAGGTCTTCAGCTCCGCCTCCTCGATCGGTTTCTCCGCCCCTTGGCGGTCCACGATATCTTGGATCGCTTGCTGGTCGTTGAGCACCGCAGTCAGCACTTCGACGGGCGCCGTGTTGATGTTGATCTTGCCGCCATCGTTGCCGGCACCAACGACCGGAAGCGCGGTCAGCCACTTAGAGAGCTTGGTCAGCTTGGCGGACGGAATGCCGAAGGTCGCACCAAAGTCTTCCAGTGAACGGAAGTCTTCGACGGGCGGGGGTGGTTGCTTGCTGCCCGGCACCGGGGCCGGAGACTTCCCCCAATAGTCGACCAGATCATCGACGATGCCGACCCGAACTTCTTGCGCTTCAAAAAGTCGGCGCAACGCGTCGCGCAAGAATGCTTCAGCCGTTAGGGGGGATGCGCCGGCGGCTGGAGTCTTTGACGCCGGTGGTGTGGCTGGGGGAGCGGCTCCCGGGATGACGCGCGGCCCCCGGGTGCGATTGATGTTGATCTTGCCCGACTCGTCGATCACCTGCACCTTCAAGCGCTCGTCGGGATCGAGCGTGATGACGCCGGCGATGTCGGGATTGGCCCAGTCTTCGAAGTACCAATCGGCCTGCGGTTTGTCGGTGTCGCGCGCCAGCACCGCTTCGCCGAGATTGATGCCTGAGCGCGCCAGCATCGACGCCTGCATCGCGCTCAGCGAGTTGCGCACGAGCCGCTGGTCCACTCCGACCGAGAAGGTGAACTCCACCACTGTGATGGTCAGCAACGCCACCACCAGCATGGTGACGATCAGCGCGATGCCGCGTTCGCTTCTCATTAGCGCGGCGTCGGCGTCGGCAAGCTGCCGAGCGATAGCACGAGATCGACGATCGTGGAGAAGTCGTGCGCGTTGCCGTTGCCGTCGATGAGTGTGAGACCGATATCGACGGCGAGCGGGAGCACGTTCAAGTGCGCGGGCTCGGTGGAATCCCACACCTCGACCCACTCGGCGGTCTTGGGATCGAGATAGTGGAAACTCAGGCCGATGACGCAGAAACGCTGCTCGTTGCAGTCGGTCTCGTCGAAGAGATAGGCCGACGTCCGTTTCGGGGTCGGCGGGGCATCTTCGGGGGCTTGGGACTCGTCGAAATCGGCATTCGAAACCAGCGGCACCTCGTCACGACGCACCGTGAACAGCTTGTCGCTGTTGGTGAGCGGCGCCAACGAGTACGTGATGGTCGAGCGGCCGCTACGCGGCGCCGTTTGTTGAAAGCCGCTGTGCGTGCGCACGCTGAACTGGATCGCGTCCTCCGGTTGTCGCCCGCCGCGATCGAGGCCGCGGAACGACACGTCGGAGTGCGGGTTCGGGGGCAACGCCGCTTCGAGGTCGTCGGCCATCTTGAGCACCGCGGAGCGTCCGGCCGCGTACAACTCGCCGCGGGCCTCGGCGTACTCCTTGGAAGCCAAGGTGCGCGACAACGCGCCGTAGACGGTGAGCATGATGATCCCGAGGATCGTCATCGCCACCAGCACTTCGAGCAGCGTGAAGCCCGGCTCAGCTCTCGGGTTCACGATGGACATAGTAGAGCAGATCGGCGTGATGGCGTTCGTCCCACAACACGCGCAGGCGCACCTGGCGCAGTTCATCGAAGGACGTGTGGCTGATTTCGAGTTCGTAACGAAAGCCGGGATAGCCGTCGAAGTTGCCGCTGACGTTGCCGTAATCCGAGAACTCGGTTTGCAACTCCACCTGCGCGACCAACTGGCGCATCAGCAAGGTCGCGGTGGAGAGATTCTGATCGTTGCCCACGAGCACCAAGTTGCGGTTGTGGAGGCCGAGCAGCGCGGGGAACGCCACCGCGATGACCACGATGGCTACCAGCACCTCGATCAGCGTGAAACCGGCGCTGCTTCTACGAACCCGTTGAAAAACCCCGCATGCTTCGAGACGCGCCTGTCGGCGCTCCTCAGCATGAGCGGTCCTCCGCTTCTGCCACAAGGTTTTCCCGCTCGCCCTGAGGAGGCGCGAAGCGCCGTCTCGAAGGGCGCTGCGTCTATTGCTCGAAGACGACATCGGAGTAGCCGGGGTCCAAGTTGAGGCGGCCGGTGAGCGGATTGACCCACAGCGTATACGTCTCGCTGCCGTCGTCGAGATGAATCACCGTGGTATCCACGGTCCCGTCCGGATAGAAATTGGTGACGAACTGGCCCTCCTGCTGCTTGCCGACGCTCTCGGGCAATACGATATCGCTGATGCCGATGGGTGAGGTGAGCGTCACACTGCGCGCCAGCGGCCCGAGATCTTCGAGATCATCGGCGGTGCCGAGGCCCGCCTCACCGGTGGGATCGCCGACCGTTACCCAGTAGCGCTCGCGGCCCAGGTCGTAGCGCAACTGATAGATCTGGCCATTGAGGATGGCTTCGCTGCGCAGAAAGCGGAACGTGTTGGTCAGCTGGCGCGCCTCGCGCTTCAGCTCGGCGCCGCTGGCGCTGCGCAGGCGCGGCACCGCCAGGGCCACCATGATCGCGATGATGAGCAGGACCAGGGAGATTTCGATGAGGGTGAAGCCGGCGGGGTGCGCGTGCCGCGCCCGCGCGCGTGCATCAGTTGATGGTCCGGCTGTCGATGTCGGCATTCTTGCCTTCGCCGCCCTCCTGGCCGTCGGCGCCGTATGACTTGATGATGATATTCTGGCCATCGCTGAAGTACACGTATTTGTTGTCCCATGGATCGACGGGAATCTTATCGAGGTAGCCTTCGGAGTTGTACTTGCGGCAGGCGGCGCCGCCGCCTTTGGAGACCAGCGACTCCAAGCCTTGCCCGGTGCTGGGGTAGAAGCCGCAATCCAGTTTGAACAAGTGGAGCGCTTCCTCGATGCCTTTGACGTCGGCCTTCGCCTTGACGATGCGCGCGTCGTCGGTGCGGCCGATGATCTTGGGGCCGACCAAGGCGACCAGCAGCCCGAGAATGAAGACCACCACCATGATCTCGATCAGCGTGAACCCGGTCTGGCCTTGCAGGCGCTTCATTGCCAACTTGATCCTTCCTTGGCGATCCCTCGTGAGAATCTTCGTGCGTGCGGAGGGTAACACCCGCATCCGCGTAGTTCAACGAACCAACTGTTGCAGTTCAAAAATGGGCACGAGAATCGCCATCACGATGAATAAGACGATGCCACCCATGAAAATAATCATCACCGGTTCGAGAATACTGGTGAGCGCGTTCACCGACGCGTCGACTTCGTTGTCGTAGGCATCAGCAGCGCGCGACAGCATCTCCTCCAGTTCGCCGCTCTTCTCGCCGACCGCGATCATGTGCAGCACGAGCGGCGGGAACAGGCCGCTCTTGCGCAGCGGCGGCTCGATGCTCTGCCCTTCGCGGATACTGTTGCGACCGTTCTCGATGGCTTCGGCCAACACCGTGTTCCCCACCACGTTCTTCACGATGTCGAGCGACGGTAGGAGCGCGATGCCGCTGTTCAACAGCGTCGAAAGCGTGCGCGAAAAGCGCGCCAGCGCCACCTTCTTCAGCATTTTGCCGAAGTAGGGGACACGCAACACGTAGCCGTCGAAGCGCAAGCGGCCCGCCGGCGTGCGAATCGACACCCGGATGGCCATCACAATCGCGATCGCTGCGCCGACGATCAGCCACCAGTACTGCTGGAGGAAGCCGCTGATCCTGAGCAGGATGGTTGTCATCAGCGGCAGCGCTTGCTTGTTCTCGTCGAAGATCTTGGTGATGCGCGGCACCACGTAGGAGAGCAGGAACAGCAGTACCGAGCTGCTCACCAAACCCATCGCCACCGGATAGGTCAGCGCGCTGCGTACCTTGTTGCGCAGTTGCGCGGCCTTCTCGGTGTATTCGGCCAGGCGCAGCAGCACGATGTCGAGCGCGCCGCTGGCTTCGCCGGCGCGCACCATGTTGACGTAGAGGTCGGAGAACAGTTTCGGATGCTCCTTCATCGCGTCGGCGAGCGCGCGCCCTTCCACCACCTGTCCGCGCACCTGCGAGAGCGTGCGCTTGATGGGCGCGTTGTCGATCTGTTCGATCAAGGCGCTGAGACAGTCCACCAGCGGCAACCCGGCGCCGACCAGGGTCGAGAGCTGCCGGGTCATCAGCGCCACGTCTTGCGGGGTGATGCGCTCGAAGAGCTGGCCGATGTTGACTTGGAAACGCGCGCCGGGCGTGGCCGCCTTCTCCTCCGCGGCCTGGCGGCCGGTACGGTCTTCGCTCAGGTCGGTGGGAAAGACGCCGCTCTTGCGCAACTTCAGCCGCGCCCCCTTCGGGCTGTCGGCGTCGACGATGCCGTTGACCGCCTTGCCCTCGGTGGTGAGGCCTTTGTACGCGTAGACTGGCATGCTTGGACACTACCGACGCTGCGCGCCGGCCGACATTCGATCGCCGTGTGGCGGAACCTTACACCAAGTCTTCTTGCGTAACACGCAGGATCTCTTCGATGCTGGTGAAGCCGGCCAACACCTTGTCGGCGCCGTCATGGCGCAAGGTATCCATGCCTTTGCCGGTGGCTTCGCGGCGGATAGTGGCCGCGTCGGCGTTCTTCATGATCAGGTTGCGGATCTCGTCATCGACCACCAGCAACTCGTGAATGCCGGTGCGGCCGCGATATGCGGTCTGCTTGCAACTGGCGCATCCCGGGCCGACGCGATACACGGTGCGTCCGCTCACACGATCCGCACGCACGCCCAACTCGCGCAGCTCCTCCACCGACGGCGTGTACGGCACACGACAATCGGGGCACAAGCGGCGGACCAATCGTTGGGCCATGACGGCGACCACCGACGAGGACACCAGAAACGGTTCGATGCCCATGTCGAGCAAGCGCGTCACCG
Coding sequences:
- the gspG gene encoding type II secretion system major pseudopilin GspG — translated: MKRLQGQTGFTLIEIMVVVFILGLLVALVGPKIIGRTDDARIVKAKADVKGIEEALHLFKLDCGFYPSTGQGLESLVSKGGGAACRKYNSEGYLDKIPVDPWDNKYVYFSDGQNIIIKSYGADGQEGGEGKNADIDSRTIN
- a CDS encoding general secretion pathway protein GspK, whose amino-acid sequence is MRSERGIALIVTMLVVALLTITVVEFTFSVGVDQRLVRNSLSAMQASMLARSGINLGEAVLARDTDKPQADWYFEDWANPDIAGVITLDPDERLKVQVIDESGKININRTRGPRVIPGAAPPATPPASKTPAAGASPLTAEAFLRDALRRLFEAQEVRVGIVDDLVDYWGKSPAPVPGSKQPPPPVEDFRSLEDFGATFGIPSAKLTKLSKWLTALPVVGAGNDGGKININTAPVEVLTAVLNDQQAIQDIVDRQGAEKPIEEAELKTLLKNVPNEPIMIKLFGTRSSYFRVFASAMVSADPTGQRHGGVGQTVVALVQRRPRPNVPPNAPPGTPRWTLTPLDWQKRGGAELFAHATEEERGAAPLDR
- the gspF gene encoding type II secretion system inner membrane protein GspF, with the protein product MPVYAYKGLTTEGKAVNGIVDADSPKGARLKLRKSGVFPTDLSEDRTGRQAAEEKAATPGARFQVNIGQLFERITPQDVALMTRQLSTLVGAGLPLVDCLSALIEQIDNAPIKRTLSQVRGQVVEGRALADAMKEHPKLFSDLYVNMVRAGEASGALDIVLLRLAEYTEKAAQLRNKVRSALTYPVAMGLVSSSVLLFLLSYVVPRITKIFDENKQALPLMTTILLRISGFLQQYWWLIVGAAIAIVMAIRVSIRTPAGRLRFDGYVLRVPYFGKMLKKVALARFSRTLSTLLNSGIALLPSLDIVKNVVGNTVLAEAIENGRNSIREGQSIEPPLRKSGLFPPLVLHMIAVGEKSGELEEMLSRAADAYDNEVDASVNALTSILEPVMIIFMGGIVLFIVMAILVPIFELQQLVR
- a CDS encoding GspH/FimT family pseudopilin; the encoded protein is MPTSTAGPSTDARARARHAHPAGFTLIEISLVLLIIAIMVALAVPRLRSASGAELKREARQLTNTFRFLRSEAILNGQIYQLRYDLGRERYWVTVGDPTGEAGLGTADDLEDLGPLARSVTLTSPIGISDIVLPESVGKQQEGQFVTNFYPDGTVDTTVIHLDDGSETYTLWVNPLTGRLNLDPGYSDVVFEQ
- a CDS encoding prepilin-type N-terminal cleavage/methylation domain-containing protein — encoded protein: MNPRAEPGFTLLEVLVAMTILGIIMLTVYGALSRTLASKEYAEARGELYAAGRSAVLKMADDLEAALPPNPHSDVSFRGLDRGGRQPEDAIQFSVRTHSGFQQTAPRSGRSTITYSLAPLTNSDKLFTVRRDEVPLVSNADFDESQAPEDAPPTPKRTSAYLFDETDCNEQRFCVIGLSFHYLDPKTAEWVEVWDSTEPAHLNVLPLAVDIGLTLIDGNGNAHDFSTIVDLVLSLGSLPTPTPR